From a region of the Thermodesulfobacteriota bacterium genome:
- a CDS encoding tetratricopeptide repeat protein, with amino-acid sequence MKRIRPCVKMLCLLLVAVLVVACSSSEEKRAKFFERGKALLEKGDLVKARLEFRNALQIDPKFADAYFELGKIDLQRGDAKKAYGFFLKAAEHQPEHLGAHLEIGRLLLAGREVAKAREKAELILAKEPQHLEALFLKASTLLADQDPAGARLILDPLRAQGHTEPPLYMLLATAHGQQGDQPAVEETLQAGMAANPGHPALRIVLSDFYVKGGRPDAAIAVVREALKADADQPALQLTLASLLWDTGKQDEAAAALAAMGSAAPEDERTQLQVAQFFLGKKELDRAEKTLAEAIGRLPKSFDLRFLLAEAQFRRQDLDQALATLNECLALDDDQTAPKILQTKNSLTRVLLAKNDVAAAERYVDEVLKENARDVEAHLHKGTILLGKKKGGEAVAEFRSVVKERPGLIQGQLGLAEAHVQNQELDLAADALRTALKTIPQSRDLRRTLAKVLAMKKDYAGAEEQLQLILEDHPEDSQAQADLGDLAFAAQDYADAEKQYQEIRDLLPDSPFGYLRLSQVYARQNRWAEATAELEKGYRRMPQSMPLLVALIQSLVAQKQGERAIAICQERLRQNPQDAFTHNLLGNTYAARQEYKQAEASFLKAMDLMPQWPAPAGNLARIYLAQGKQQEAVATFQDRLQANPKDLGTAMTLALLFEQTGEPKKAIQVYEDTLQAEPDAWMAANNLAFLLAETSQDRDGLTKALALAQKALDKNPNRPEIMDTVGWAHYRLGDYGKATAVLEQALQGDPENPILNYHLGVALVRNGQPAAARSRLQTALARPGEFPGRAEAEKALRELP; translated from the coding sequence ATGAAAAGGATTCGACCGTGCGTCAAGATGCTCTGCCTGCTGCTGGTGGCTGTCCTGGTTGTCGCCTGCAGCAGCTCGGAGGAGAAGAGAGCCAAGTTCTTCGAGCGGGGCAAGGCCTTGCTGGAAAAGGGGGATCTGGTCAAGGCCCGTCTGGAATTCCGAAATGCCCTCCAGATCGATCCCAAGTTTGCTGACGCCTACTTCGAGCTGGGCAAGATCGATCTGCAGAGGGGAGATGCAAAGAAGGCCTACGGCTTCTTTCTCAAGGCTGCCGAGCACCAGCCCGAGCACCTCGGGGCACACCTGGAGATCGGCCGCCTGCTCCTGGCTGGCCGGGAGGTGGCCAAGGCCCGGGAGAAGGCGGAGCTGATCCTGGCCAAGGAGCCGCAGCATCTGGAGGCCCTTTTCCTCAAGGCTTCCACCTTGTTGGCCGACCAGGACCCTGCGGGCGCTCGCCTGATTCTGGACCCCTTGCGAGCCCAAGGCCACACCGAGCCGCCGCTCTATATGCTTCTGGCCACAGCGCACGGGCAGCAGGGTGACCAGCCGGCGGTGGAGGAGACCCTCCAGGCCGGAATGGCGGCCAACCCGGGACATCCGGCGCTCAGGATCGTTCTGTCCGACTTCTACGTCAAGGGCGGTCGCCCCGATGCCGCCATCGCCGTCGTTCGGGAGGCCCTGAAGGCCGATGCCGATCAGCCGGCGCTGCAGCTGACCCTGGCCAGCCTGCTCTGGGACACCGGCAAGCAGGACGAGGCGGCCGCCGCCCTGGCCGCCATGGGCAGCGCCGCCCCGGAGGACGAGCGGACCCAGCTCCAGGTGGCCCAGTTCTTCCTGGGCAAGAAGGAGCTGGACCGGGCCGAAAAGACGCTGGCCGAGGCCATCGGCCGCCTGCCCAAGAGCTTCGACCTGCGCTTCCTGCTGGCAGAGGCCCAGTTCAGACGCCAGGACCTCGACCAGGCCCTGGCCACCCTCAACGAGTGTCTGGCGTTGGACGACGATCAGACGGCGCCCAAGATCCTCCAGACGAAGAACTCCTTGACCCGGGTCCTCCTGGCCAAGAACGATGTTGCTGCTGCCGAGCGGTACGTGGATGAAGTCCTCAAGGAGAACGCTCGCGACGTGGAGGCCCATCTGCACAAAGGCACCATCCTCCTGGGCAAGAAGAAAGGCGGGGAGGCGGTGGCCGAATTCCGCAGCGTGGTCAAAGAAAGGCCAGGCCTCATCCAGGGGCAACTCGGTCTCGCAGAGGCCCACGTCCAGAACCAGGAGCTCGACCTGGCCGCCGATGCCTTGCGCACCGCCCTCAAGACGATCCCGCAATCCCGGGACCTCCGCCGCACTCTGGCCAAGGTCCTGGCCATGAAGAAGGACTATGCCGGTGCCGAAGAACAGCTGCAGCTGATCCTGGAGGACCACCCGGAGGACTCCCAGGCCCAGGCTGACCTGGGTGACTTGGCCTTTGCGGCGCAGGATTACGCCGATGCCGAAAAACAGTATCAGGAGATCCGGGATCTCCTGCCGGACAGCCCGTTCGGCTACCTGCGGCTGAGCCAGGTCTACGCCAGGCAGAACCGCTGGGCCGAGGCCACCGCCGAGCTGGAAAAGGGCTACCGCCGGATGCCCCAGTCCATGCCGCTCCTGGTCGCGCTCATCCAGTCCCTGGTGGCGCAAAAGCAGGGGGAGCGGGCGATTGCCATCTGCCAGGAGCGACTGCGCCAGAATCCCCAGGATGCCTTCACCCACAATCTTTTGGGCAACACCTACGCAGCCCGCCAGGAGTACAAGCAGGCGGAGGCGTCCTTCCTGAAGGCCATGGACCTCATGCCCCAGTGGCCGGCCCCGGCCGGCAACCTGGCCAGGATCTACCTGGCCCAGGGCAAGCAGCAGGAGGCGGTGGCCACCTTCCAGGATCGCCTGCAAGCCAACCCCAAGGACCTGGGGACGGCCATGACCCTGGCCCTTCTCTTCGAGCAGACCGGCGAGCCGAAGAAGGCCATCCAGGTTTATGAAGACACCCTGCAGGCCGAGCCCGACGCCTGGATGGCCGCCAACAACCTGGCCTTCCTTCTGGCGGAAACCTCCCAGGACCGGGATGGCCTAACGAAGGCCCTGGCCCTGGCCCAGAAGGCCCTGGACAAGAATCCCAACCGGCCGGAGATCATGGACACGGTGGGCTGGGCCCACTACCGGCTGGGTGACTACGGCAAGGCCACCGCCGTGCTGGAGCAGGCTCTGCAGGGCGATCCGGAAAACCCGATCCTCAACTACCACCTGGGCGTGGCGCTGGTCAGGAACGGCCAGCCGGCGGCAGCCCGCTCGCGACTGCAAACCGCTCTTGCCCGGCCCGGCGAGTTCCCGGGACGGGCCGAGGCGGAAAAGGCGTTGCGGGAGCTGCCCTGA